A single Glycine soja cultivar W05 chromosome 14, ASM419377v2, whole genome shotgun sequence DNA region contains:
- the LOC114384950 gene encoding probable WRKY transcription factor 40, with protein sequence MVVQLFNTAIIMDEKVETLKAELQRVREENNTLRLMLEVLNSKCTKLEIHLQEINKAQHKGMSSNQIGSVTVPPMFDTNKRPRLELPTAKKPLQIFVRTHPKDDSLIVKDGYQWRKYGQKVTKDNASPRAYFRCSMAPMCPVKKKVQRCLHDKSIVVATYDGEHNHAAIHESSSSTSKGSSPVVNNLPLMTSILNDKEPMNIGLALSGWSQTDHRRHCEDAMQQNNNNGGSNIRIEEYVSSLIKNPDFSMSLAEAVVRTITGQQKQQDINLNLDLPEE encoded by the exons ATGGTCGTTCAACTCTTCAACACGGCAATCATAATGGATGAAAAG GTGGAAACTCTTAAAGCTGAGTTACAACGAGTGAGAGAGGAGAACAACACTCTAAGACTGATGCTTGAAGTTCTAAACAGCAAGTGCACAAAGCTTGAGATCCATCTTCAAGAGATAAACAAGGCACAACACAAGGGCATGAGTTCAAATCAAATAGGGTCAGTAACAGTACCACCTATGTTTGATACAAACAAGAGACCGAGACTAGAGCTTCCCACAGCAAAAAAGCCATTACAAATCTTTGTCAGAACACACCCCAAGGATGATAGTTTG ATAGTAAAAGATGGCTATCAGTGGAGGAAGTATGGGCAGAAGGTTACCAAAGACAATGCTTCACCAAGAGCTTATTTCAGGTGCTCCATGGCTCCCATGTGCCCAGTCAAAAAGAAG GTGCAAAGATGCTTACATGATAAGTCAATCGTTGTTGCAACTTATGATGGAGAGCACAACCATGCGGCCATTCATGAGTCATCTTCATCCACATCTAAAGGCTCATCACCAGTGGTTAATAACTTACCTCTGATGACAAGCATATTAAATGACAAAGAACCCATGAACATTGGCTTGGCTCTTTCAGGGTGGTCTCAAACAGATCATAGGAGACATTGTGAAGATGCCATGCAacagaataataataatggtgGTAGCAACATCAGAATTGAAGAATATGTAAGTTCTCTAATAAAAAATCCTGACTTCTCCATGTCATTAGCTGAAGCAGTTGTCCGCACCATCACTGGCCAGCAAAAGCAACAAGATATAAACCTTAATTTGGATCTTCCTGAAGAGTGA